Proteins encoded together in one Sander lucioperca isolate FBNREF2018 chromosome 17, SLUC_FBN_1.2, whole genome shotgun sequence window:
- the mpdu1b gene encoding mannose-P-dolichol utilization defect 1b, producing MAEETVLNEGASFMDPFKGLLLTYFMPESCYDEFFLNFNFLYVPCLKIVLSKGLGIGIILGSVMVKLPQIIKVMGAKSAEGLSFQTVLLELLAITGTMAYSIANKFPFSAWGEALFLMLQTVAIGFLIQHYGGRTSRGVLFLVVFIGLLVLVLSPVTPMPVVTYLQASNMPAIIIGRLIQAAANLRNGHTGQLSAVSVFLLFAGSLARIFTSVQETGDTLMAFTYVISSACNGIIALQVLYYWNSSPERKKKKKKSE from the exons ATGGCGGAAGAAACAGTTTTGAATGAAGGCGCGTCCTTTATGGATCCTTTTAAAggacttttgttgacatatttcatGCCGGAATCATGTTACGACGAGTTCTTTCTCAATTTTAACTTTTTGTACG TACCATGTCTGAAGATTGTGCTGAGCAAAGGCCTGGGGATCGGCATCATTCTGGGATCAGTGATGG TGAAGTTGCCTCAGATCATCAAGGTGATGGGAGCAAAGAGCGCTGAGGGGCTGAGCTTCCAGACggtgctgctggagctgctggccATCACAGGAACGATGGCCTACAGCATCGCCAACAAGTTTCCTTTCAG TGCGTGGGGCGAGGCTCTGTTCCTCATGCTGCAGACAGTCGCCATTGGCTTCCTCATTCAGCACTACGGAGGCAGAACCAGCAGAG GTGTGCTGTTTCTGGTGGTGTTCATCGGCCTGCTGGTCCTCGTGCTGTCTCCGGTCACTCCCATGCCAGTGGTCACCTACCTGCAGGCCTCCAACATGCCGGCCATCATCATCGGCAGG CTGATCCAGGCGGCCGCTAACCTCCGGAACGGGCACACGGGCCAGCTGTCGGCCGTCTCCGTCTTCCTGCTGTTCGCCGGATCCCTGGCCCGCATCTTCACCTcagtacag GAAACTGGAGACACGCTGATGGCCTTCACCTACGTCATCTCCTCCGCCTGCAACGGCATCATCGCTCTGCAGGTTCTCTACTACTGGAACAGCTCCCCGGAGcgcaagaagaagaaaaagaagagcgAGTAG
- the LOC116036063 gene encoding nuclear factor 7, brain-like isoform X4, whose translation MLLLTSLPTVYLAADSGLRMEMNTPTPAETRAEPALTRKQCKALERSCASSSAPWNKPSLSEIPDFEEPSYSCPRRKALPAKKPDLKSVQTLSECLQLLHQLSEEVNNISQGKCGSKKAVAERSSMEPDSLESSRSLILHWAKELDLNMVKKKTEPTDGKTRRRDEPGKKEKTELEKHNGKLQQWAVELKNLKEANGVSDEELKKLLYPRGLKESRMAAILPLLEFVAWALLSEDTEEAVSMLWLPTKQKAWRTGTGSPRYIPNSVWQWIRSASVSVRLDASTCPSWLAVSPDRLQLQGAAGRTAAPSNNSGRLAEWPCVLGDTVITTGRHYWEVEVSPSGTWRIGVMSESAREQRSPMSPGRGYWTLWKGSSFWACTEEPTKLQKAALPRLIGVYVDVGEGQVSFYDVDRKVHIYTFSDTFKHSLIFAIGGLPATLARSQ comes from the exons atgctgctgTTAACATCTTTACCTACTGTGTACCTGGCAGCGGACTCTGGACTGAGGATGGAAATGAATACACCAACTCCTGCAGAGACCCGGGCCGAACCCGCTCTCACCAGGAAGCAG TGTAAAGCCTTAGAGAGAAGCTGTGCTTCCAGCTCGGCACCATGGAATAAACCCTCCCTCAGTGAAATCCCG GATTTTGAAGAGCCATCGTACAGCTGTCCGCGTCGGAAAGCTCTCCCTGCAAAAAAG CCTGATCTAAAGTCAGTGCAGACTCTGTCAGAGTGCCTACAACTTCTTCATCAACTGTCAGAGGAGGTCAACAACATCAGCCAG GGGAAGTGTGGCAGTAAGAAGGCTGTAGCAGAGAGGAGCAGCATGGAGCCAGACAGCCTGGAGAGCAGCAGGAGTCTGATCCTGCACTGGGCCAAGGAGCTGGACCTAAACATG GTTAAAAAGAAAACCGAGCCAACAGATGGAAAGACAAGAAGAAGAGATGAGccaggaaagaaagagaaaacagaGCTGGAAAAACACAATGGGAAGCTCCAGCAGTGGGCAGTGGAGCTGAAGAATCTCAaagag GCCAACGGTGTGTCTGACGAGGAACTGAAGAAGCTGCTGTATCCCCGAGGACTTAAAGAGTCGAGGATGGCCGCCATCCTTCCACTGCTGGAGTTTGTGGCTTGGGCCCTGTTATCAGAGGatactgag GAGGCTGTATCCATGCTGTGGCTGCCAACCAAACAAAAGGCCTGGAGGACAGGAACTGGAAGCCCCAGATACATACCTAACTCAG TGTGGCAGTGGATTCGGAGTGCCTCAG TGTCTGTCCGTTTGGACGCCAGCACCTGCCCTTCCTGGCTGGCTGTGTCCCCCGACCGCCTGCAGTTACAGGGGGCAGCGGGGCGCACAGCTGCTCCCTCCAACAACAGCGGACGTTTAGCGGAGTGGCCCTGTGTGCTGGGAGACACCGTCATCACTACAGGGAGACACtactgggaggtggaggtgTCCCCCAGCGGTACCTGGAGAATAGGTGTGATGTCAGAGTCTGCCAGGGAACAAAGGTCCCCCATGTCGCCCGGGAGAGGATACTGGACACTGTGGAAGGGCTCCAGTTTTTGGGCGTGCACCGAGGAGCCCACTAAGCTGCAGAAGGCGGCTCTGCCCCGACTGATCGGGGTGTATGTGGATGTTGGGGAGGGCCAGGTGTCTTTCTATGATGTCGATCGAAAGGTTCACATTTATACTTTCTCTGATACCTTCAAACACAGTCTAAT TTTTGCCATTGGCGGcctacctgccacgttggcacgtagccaatga
- the LOC116036063 gene encoding nuclear factor 7, brain-like isoform X2, with product MLLLTSLPTVYLAADSGLRMEMNTPTPAETRAEPALTRKQCKALERSCASSSAPWNKPSLSEIPDFEEPSYSCPRRKALPAKKPDLKSVQTLSECLQLLHQLSEEVNNISQGKCGSKKAVAERSSMEPDSLESSRSLILHWAKELDLNMKTEPTDGKTRRRDEPGKKEKTELEKHNGKLQQWAVELKNLKEANGVSDEELKKLLYPRGLKESRMAAILPLLEFVAWALLSEDTEEAVSMLWLPTKQKAWRTGTGSPRYIPNSVWQWIRSASVSVRLDASTCPSWLAVSPDRLQLQGAAGRTAAPSNNSGRLAEWPCVLGDTVITTGRHYWEVEVSPSGTWRIGVMSESAREQRSPMSPGRGYWTLWKGSSFWACTEEPTKLQKAALPRLIGVYVDVGEGQVSFYDVDRKVHIYTFSDTFKHSLIPLFGYLNGNTRLKIRPAQMSDKKM from the exons atgctgctgTTAACATCTTTACCTACTGTGTACCTGGCAGCGGACTCTGGACTGAGGATGGAAATGAATACACCAACTCCTGCAGAGACCCGGGCCGAACCCGCTCTCACCAGGAAGCAG TGTAAAGCCTTAGAGAGAAGCTGTGCTTCCAGCTCGGCACCATGGAATAAACCCTCCCTCAGTGAAATCCCG GATTTTGAAGAGCCATCGTACAGCTGTCCGCGTCGGAAAGCTCTCCCTGCAAAAAAG CCTGATCTAAAGTCAGTGCAGACTCTGTCAGAGTGCCTACAACTTCTTCATCAACTGTCAGAGGAGGTCAACAACATCAGCCAG GGGAAGTGTGGCAGTAAGAAGGCTGTAGCAGAGAGGAGCAGCATGGAGCCAGACAGCCTGGAGAGCAGCAGGAGTCTGATCCTGCACTGGGCCAAGGAGCTGGACCTAAACATG AAAACCGAGCCAACAGATGGAAAGACAAGAAGAAGAGATGAGccaggaaagaaagagaaaacagaGCTGGAAAAACACAATGGGAAGCTCCAGCAGTGGGCAGTGGAGCTGAAGAATCTCAaagag GCCAACGGTGTGTCTGACGAGGAACTGAAGAAGCTGCTGTATCCCCGAGGACTTAAAGAGTCGAGGATGGCCGCCATCCTTCCACTGCTGGAGTTTGTGGCTTGGGCCCTGTTATCAGAGGatactgag GAGGCTGTATCCATGCTGTGGCTGCCAACCAAACAAAAGGCCTGGAGGACAGGAACTGGAAGCCCCAGATACATACCTAACTCAG TGTGGCAGTGGATTCGGAGTGCCTCAG TGTCTGTCCGTTTGGACGCCAGCACCTGCCCTTCCTGGCTGGCTGTGTCCCCCGACCGCCTGCAGTTACAGGGGGCAGCGGGGCGCACAGCTGCTCCCTCCAACAACAGCGGACGTTTAGCGGAGTGGCCCTGTGTGCTGGGAGACACCGTCATCACTACAGGGAGACACtactgggaggtggaggtgTCCCCCAGCGGTACCTGGAGAATAGGTGTGATGTCAGAGTCTGCCAGGGAACAAAGGTCCCCCATGTCGCCCGGGAGAGGATACTGGACACTGTGGAAGGGCTCCAGTTTTTGGGCGTGCACCGAGGAGCCCACTAAGCTGCAGAAGGCGGCTCTGCCCCGACTGATCGGGGTGTATGTGGATGTTGGGGAGGGCCAGGTGTCTTTCTATGATGTCGATCGAAAGGTTCACATTTATACTTTCTCTGATACCTTCAAACACAGTCTAATCCCTCTGTTTGGCTACCTGAATGGGAACACTCGCCTTAAAATCAGACCAGCACAGATGTCAGACAAAAAGATGTAA
- the LOC116036063 gene encoding butyrophilin subfamily 3 member A1-like isoform X6: protein MLLLTSLPTVYLAADSGLRMEMNTPTPAETRAEPALTRKQCKALERSCASSSAPWNKPSLSEIPDFEEPSYSCPRRKALPAKKPDLKSVQTLSECLQLLHQLSEEVNNIIQGKCGSKKAVAERSSMEPDSLESSRSLILHWAKELDLNMANGVSDEELKKLLYPRGLKESRMAAILPLLEFVAWALLSEDTEEAVSMLWLPTKQKAWRTGTGSPRYIPNSVWQWIRSASVSVRLDASTCPSWLAVSPDRLQLQGAAGRTAAPSNNSGRLAEWPCVLGDTVITTGRHYWEVEVSPSGTWRIGVMSESAREQRSPMSPGRGYWTLWKGSSFWACTEEPTKLQKAALPRLIGVYVDVGEGQVSFYDVDRKVHIYTFSDTFKHSLIPLFGYLNGNTRLKIRPAQMSDKKM, encoded by the exons atgctgctgTTAACATCTTTACCTACTGTGTACCTGGCAGCGGACTCTGGACTGAGGATGGAAATGAATACACCAACTCCTGCAGAGACCCGGGCCGAACCCGCTCTCACCAGGAAGCAG TGTAAAGCCTTAGAGAGAAGCTGTGCTTCCAGCTCGGCACCATGGAATAAACCCTCCCTCAGTGAAATCCCG GATTTTGAAGAGCCATCGTACAGCTGTCCGCGTCGGAAAGCTCTCCCTGCAAAAAAG CCTGATCTAAAGTCAGTGCAGACTCTGTCAGAGTGCCTACAACTTCTTCATCAACTGTCAGAGGAGGTCAACAACATC ATTCAGGGGAAGTGTGGCAGTAAGAAGGCTGTAGCAGAGAGGAGCAGCATGGAGCCAGACAGCCTGGAGAGCAGCAGGAGTCTGATCCTGCACTGGGCCAAGGAGCTGGACCTAAACATG GCCAACGGTGTGTCTGACGAGGAACTGAAGAAGCTGCTGTATCCCCGAGGACTTAAAGAGTCGAGGATGGCCGCCATCCTTCCACTGCTGGAGTTTGTGGCTTGGGCCCTGTTATCAGAGGatactgag GAGGCTGTATCCATGCTGTGGCTGCCAACCAAACAAAAGGCCTGGAGGACAGGAACTGGAAGCCCCAGATACATACCTAACTCAG TGTGGCAGTGGATTCGGAGTGCCTCAG TGTCTGTCCGTTTGGACGCCAGCACCTGCCCTTCCTGGCTGGCTGTGTCCCCCGACCGCCTGCAGTTACAGGGGGCAGCGGGGCGCACAGCTGCTCCCTCCAACAACAGCGGACGTTTAGCGGAGTGGCCCTGTGTGCTGGGAGACACCGTCATCACTACAGGGAGACACtactgggaggtggaggtgTCCCCCAGCGGTACCTGGAGAATAGGTGTGATGTCAGAGTCTGCCAGGGAACAAAGGTCCCCCATGTCGCCCGGGAGAGGATACTGGACACTGTGGAAGGGCTCCAGTTTTTGGGCGTGCACCGAGGAGCCCACTAAGCTGCAGAAGGCGGCTCTGCCCCGACTGATCGGGGTGTATGTGGATGTTGGGGAGGGCCAGGTGTCTTTCTATGATGTCGATCGAAAGGTTCACATTTATACTTTCTCTGATACCTTCAAACACAGTCTAATCCCTCTGTTTGGCTACCTGAATGGGAACACTCGCCTTAAAATCAGACCAGCACAGATGTCAGACAAAAAGATGTAA
- the LOC116036063 gene encoding nuclear factor 7, brain-like isoform X7: MLLLTSLPTVYLAADSGLRMEMNTPTPAETRAEPALTRKQCKALERSCASSSAPWNKPSLSEIPDFEEPSYSCPRRKALPAKKPDLKSVQTLSECLQLLHQLSEEVNNISQANGVSDEELKKLLYPRGLKESRMAAILPLLEFVAWALLSEDTEEAVSMLWLPTKQKAWRTGTGSPRYIPNSVWQWIRSASVSVRLDASTCPSWLAVSPDRLQLQGAAGRTAAPSNNSGRLAEWPCVLGDTVITTGRHYWEVEVSPSGTWRIGVMSESAREQRSPMSPGRGYWTLWKGSSFWACTEEPTKLQKAALPRLIGVYVDVGEGQVSFYDVDRKVHIYTFSDTFKHSLIPLFGYLNGNTRLKIRPAQMSDKKM; this comes from the exons atgctgctgTTAACATCTTTACCTACTGTGTACCTGGCAGCGGACTCTGGACTGAGGATGGAAATGAATACACCAACTCCTGCAGAGACCCGGGCCGAACCCGCTCTCACCAGGAAGCAG TGTAAAGCCTTAGAGAGAAGCTGTGCTTCCAGCTCGGCACCATGGAATAAACCCTCCCTCAGTGAAATCCCG GATTTTGAAGAGCCATCGTACAGCTGTCCGCGTCGGAAAGCTCTCCCTGCAAAAAAG CCTGATCTAAAGTCAGTGCAGACTCTGTCAGAGTGCCTACAACTTCTTCATCAACTGTCAGAGGAGGTCAACAACATCAGCCAG GCCAACGGTGTGTCTGACGAGGAACTGAAGAAGCTGCTGTATCCCCGAGGACTTAAAGAGTCGAGGATGGCCGCCATCCTTCCACTGCTGGAGTTTGTGGCTTGGGCCCTGTTATCAGAGGatactgag GAGGCTGTATCCATGCTGTGGCTGCCAACCAAACAAAAGGCCTGGAGGACAGGAACTGGAAGCCCCAGATACATACCTAACTCAG TGTGGCAGTGGATTCGGAGTGCCTCAG TGTCTGTCCGTTTGGACGCCAGCACCTGCCCTTCCTGGCTGGCTGTGTCCCCCGACCGCCTGCAGTTACAGGGGGCAGCGGGGCGCACAGCTGCTCCCTCCAACAACAGCGGACGTTTAGCGGAGTGGCCCTGTGTGCTGGGAGACACCGTCATCACTACAGGGAGACACtactgggaggtggaggtgTCCCCCAGCGGTACCTGGAGAATAGGTGTGATGTCAGAGTCTGCCAGGGAACAAAGGTCCCCCATGTCGCCCGGGAGAGGATACTGGACACTGTGGAAGGGCTCCAGTTTTTGGGCGTGCACCGAGGAGCCCACTAAGCTGCAGAAGGCGGCTCTGCCCCGACTGATCGGGGTGTATGTGGATGTTGGGGAGGGCCAGGTGTCTTTCTATGATGTCGATCGAAAGGTTCACATTTATACTTTCTCTGATACCTTCAAACACAGTCTAATCCCTCTGTTTGGCTACCTGAATGGGAACACTCGCCTTAAAATCAGACCAGCACAGATGTCAGACAAAAAGATGTAA
- the LOC116036063 gene encoding butyrophilin subfamily 3 member A1-like isoform X5, with amino-acid sequence MLLLTSLPTVYLAADSGLRMEMNTPTPAETRAEPALTRKQCKALERSCASSSAPWNKPSLSEIPDFEEPSYSCPRRKALPAKKPDLKSVQTLSECLQLLHQLSEEVNNISQGKCGSKKAVAERSSMEPDSLESSRSLILHWAKELDLNMANGVSDEELKKLLYPRGLKESRMAAILPLLEFVAWALLSEDTEEAVSMLWLPTKQKAWRTGTGSPRYIPNSVWQWIRSASVSVRLDASTCPSWLAVSPDRLQLQGAAGRTAAPSNNSGRLAEWPCVLGDTVITTGRHYWEVEVSPSGTWRIGVMSESAREQRSPMSPGRGYWTLWKGSSFWACTEEPTKLQKAALPRLIGVYVDVGEGQVSFYDVDRKVHIYTFSDTFKHSLIPLFGYLNGNTRLKIRPAQMSDKKM; translated from the exons atgctgctgTTAACATCTTTACCTACTGTGTACCTGGCAGCGGACTCTGGACTGAGGATGGAAATGAATACACCAACTCCTGCAGAGACCCGGGCCGAACCCGCTCTCACCAGGAAGCAG TGTAAAGCCTTAGAGAGAAGCTGTGCTTCCAGCTCGGCACCATGGAATAAACCCTCCCTCAGTGAAATCCCG GATTTTGAAGAGCCATCGTACAGCTGTCCGCGTCGGAAAGCTCTCCCTGCAAAAAAG CCTGATCTAAAGTCAGTGCAGACTCTGTCAGAGTGCCTACAACTTCTTCATCAACTGTCAGAGGAGGTCAACAACATCAGCCAG GGGAAGTGTGGCAGTAAGAAGGCTGTAGCAGAGAGGAGCAGCATGGAGCCAGACAGCCTGGAGAGCAGCAGGAGTCTGATCCTGCACTGGGCCAAGGAGCTGGACCTAAACATG GCCAACGGTGTGTCTGACGAGGAACTGAAGAAGCTGCTGTATCCCCGAGGACTTAAAGAGTCGAGGATGGCCGCCATCCTTCCACTGCTGGAGTTTGTGGCTTGGGCCCTGTTATCAGAGGatactgag GAGGCTGTATCCATGCTGTGGCTGCCAACCAAACAAAAGGCCTGGAGGACAGGAACTGGAAGCCCCAGATACATACCTAACTCAG TGTGGCAGTGGATTCGGAGTGCCTCAG TGTCTGTCCGTTTGGACGCCAGCACCTGCCCTTCCTGGCTGGCTGTGTCCCCCGACCGCCTGCAGTTACAGGGGGCAGCGGGGCGCACAGCTGCTCCCTCCAACAACAGCGGACGTTTAGCGGAGTGGCCCTGTGTGCTGGGAGACACCGTCATCACTACAGGGAGACACtactgggaggtggaggtgTCCCCCAGCGGTACCTGGAGAATAGGTGTGATGTCAGAGTCTGCCAGGGAACAAAGGTCCCCCATGTCGCCCGGGAGAGGATACTGGACACTGTGGAAGGGCTCCAGTTTTTGGGCGTGCACCGAGGAGCCCACTAAGCTGCAGAAGGCGGCTCTGCCCCGACTGATCGGGGTGTATGTGGATGTTGGGGAGGGCCAGGTGTCTTTCTATGATGTCGATCGAAAGGTTCACATTTATACTTTCTCTGATACCTTCAAACACAGTCTAATCCCTCTGTTTGGCTACCTGAATGGGAACACTCGCCTTAAAATCAGACCAGCACAGATGTCAGACAAAAAGATGTAA
- the LOC116036063 gene encoding nuclear factor 7, brain-like isoform X3 has translation MLLLTSLPTVYLAADSGLRMEMNTPTPAETRAEPALTRKQCKALERSCASSSAPWNKPSLSEIPDFEEPSYSCPRRKALPAKKPDLKSVQTLSECLQLLHQLSEEVNNIIQGKCGSKKAVAERSSMEPDSLESSRSLILHWAKELDLNMKTEPTDGKTRRRDEPGKKEKTELEKHNGKLQQWAVELKNLKEANGVSDEELKKLLYPRGLKESRMAAILPLLEFVAWALLSEDTEEAVSMLWLPTKQKAWRTGTGSPRYIPNSVWQWIRSASVSVRLDASTCPSWLAVSPDRLQLQGAAGRTAAPSNNSGRLAEWPCVLGDTVITTGRHYWEVEVSPSGTWRIGVMSESAREQRSPMSPGRGYWTLWKGSSFWACTEEPTKLQKAALPRLIGVYVDVGEGQVSFYDVDRKVHIYTFSDTFKHSLIPLFGYLNGNTRLKIRPAQMSDKKM, from the exons atgctgctgTTAACATCTTTACCTACTGTGTACCTGGCAGCGGACTCTGGACTGAGGATGGAAATGAATACACCAACTCCTGCAGAGACCCGGGCCGAACCCGCTCTCACCAGGAAGCAG TGTAAAGCCTTAGAGAGAAGCTGTGCTTCCAGCTCGGCACCATGGAATAAACCCTCCCTCAGTGAAATCCCG GATTTTGAAGAGCCATCGTACAGCTGTCCGCGTCGGAAAGCTCTCCCTGCAAAAAAG CCTGATCTAAAGTCAGTGCAGACTCTGTCAGAGTGCCTACAACTTCTTCATCAACTGTCAGAGGAGGTCAACAACATC ATTCAGGGGAAGTGTGGCAGTAAGAAGGCTGTAGCAGAGAGGAGCAGCATGGAGCCAGACAGCCTGGAGAGCAGCAGGAGTCTGATCCTGCACTGGGCCAAGGAGCTGGACCTAAACATG AAAACCGAGCCAACAGATGGAAAGACAAGAAGAAGAGATGAGccaggaaagaaagagaaaacagaGCTGGAAAAACACAATGGGAAGCTCCAGCAGTGGGCAGTGGAGCTGAAGAATCTCAaagag GCCAACGGTGTGTCTGACGAGGAACTGAAGAAGCTGCTGTATCCCCGAGGACTTAAAGAGTCGAGGATGGCCGCCATCCTTCCACTGCTGGAGTTTGTGGCTTGGGCCCTGTTATCAGAGGatactgag GAGGCTGTATCCATGCTGTGGCTGCCAACCAAACAAAAGGCCTGGAGGACAGGAACTGGAAGCCCCAGATACATACCTAACTCAG TGTGGCAGTGGATTCGGAGTGCCTCAG TGTCTGTCCGTTTGGACGCCAGCACCTGCCCTTCCTGGCTGGCTGTGTCCCCCGACCGCCTGCAGTTACAGGGGGCAGCGGGGCGCACAGCTGCTCCCTCCAACAACAGCGGACGTTTAGCGGAGTGGCCCTGTGTGCTGGGAGACACCGTCATCACTACAGGGAGACACtactgggaggtggaggtgTCCCCCAGCGGTACCTGGAGAATAGGTGTGATGTCAGAGTCTGCCAGGGAACAAAGGTCCCCCATGTCGCCCGGGAGAGGATACTGGACACTGTGGAAGGGCTCCAGTTTTTGGGCGTGCACCGAGGAGCCCACTAAGCTGCAGAAGGCGGCTCTGCCCCGACTGATCGGGGTGTATGTGGATGTTGGGGAGGGCCAGGTGTCTTTCTATGATGTCGATCGAAAGGTTCACATTTATACTTTCTCTGATACCTTCAAACACAGTCTAATCCCTCTGTTTGGCTACCTGAATGGGAACACTCGCCTTAAAATCAGACCAGCACAGATGTCAGACAAAAAGATGTAA
- the LOC116036063 gene encoding nuclear factor 7, brain-like isoform X1, whose translation MLLLTSLPTVYLAADSGLRMEMNTPTPAETRAEPALTRKQCKALERSCASSSAPWNKPSLSEIPDFEEPSYSCPRRKALPAKKPDLKSVQTLSECLQLLHQLSEEVNNISQGKCGSKKAVAERSSMEPDSLESSRSLILHWAKELDLNMVKKKTEPTDGKTRRRDEPGKKEKTELEKHNGKLQQWAVELKNLKEANGVSDEELKKLLYPRGLKESRMAAILPLLEFVAWALLSEDTEEAVSMLWLPTKQKAWRTGTGSPRYIPNSVWQWIRSASVSVRLDASTCPSWLAVSPDRLQLQGAAGRTAAPSNNSGRLAEWPCVLGDTVITTGRHYWEVEVSPSGTWRIGVMSESAREQRSPMSPGRGYWTLWKGSSFWACTEEPTKLQKAALPRLIGVYVDVGEGQVSFYDVDRKVHIYTFSDTFKHSLIPLFGYLNGNTRLKIRPAQMSDKKM comes from the exons atgctgctgTTAACATCTTTACCTACTGTGTACCTGGCAGCGGACTCTGGACTGAGGATGGAAATGAATACACCAACTCCTGCAGAGACCCGGGCCGAACCCGCTCTCACCAGGAAGCAG TGTAAAGCCTTAGAGAGAAGCTGTGCTTCCAGCTCGGCACCATGGAATAAACCCTCCCTCAGTGAAATCCCG GATTTTGAAGAGCCATCGTACAGCTGTCCGCGTCGGAAAGCTCTCCCTGCAAAAAAG CCTGATCTAAAGTCAGTGCAGACTCTGTCAGAGTGCCTACAACTTCTTCATCAACTGTCAGAGGAGGTCAACAACATCAGCCAG GGGAAGTGTGGCAGTAAGAAGGCTGTAGCAGAGAGGAGCAGCATGGAGCCAGACAGCCTGGAGAGCAGCAGGAGTCTGATCCTGCACTGGGCCAAGGAGCTGGACCTAAACATG GTTAAAAAGAAAACCGAGCCAACAGATGGAAAGACAAGAAGAAGAGATGAGccaggaaagaaagagaaaacagaGCTGGAAAAACACAATGGGAAGCTCCAGCAGTGGGCAGTGGAGCTGAAGAATCTCAaagag GCCAACGGTGTGTCTGACGAGGAACTGAAGAAGCTGCTGTATCCCCGAGGACTTAAAGAGTCGAGGATGGCCGCCATCCTTCCACTGCTGGAGTTTGTGGCTTGGGCCCTGTTATCAGAGGatactgag GAGGCTGTATCCATGCTGTGGCTGCCAACCAAACAAAAGGCCTGGAGGACAGGAACTGGAAGCCCCAGATACATACCTAACTCAG TGTGGCAGTGGATTCGGAGTGCCTCAG TGTCTGTCCGTTTGGACGCCAGCACCTGCCCTTCCTGGCTGGCTGTGTCCCCCGACCGCCTGCAGTTACAGGGGGCAGCGGGGCGCACAGCTGCTCCCTCCAACAACAGCGGACGTTTAGCGGAGTGGCCCTGTGTGCTGGGAGACACCGTCATCACTACAGGGAGACACtactgggaggtggaggtgTCCCCCAGCGGTACCTGGAGAATAGGTGTGATGTCAGAGTCTGCCAGGGAACAAAGGTCCCCCATGTCGCCCGGGAGAGGATACTGGACACTGTGGAAGGGCTCCAGTTTTTGGGCGTGCACCGAGGAGCCCACTAAGCTGCAGAAGGCGGCTCTGCCCCGACTGATCGGGGTGTATGTGGATGTTGGGGAGGGCCAGGTGTCTTTCTATGATGTCGATCGAAAGGTTCACATTTATACTTTCTCTGATACCTTCAAACACAGTCTAATCCCTCTGTTTGGCTACCTGAATGGGAACACTCGCCTTAAAATCAGACCAGCACAGATGTCAGACAAAAAGATGTAA
- the mblac1 gene encoding metallo-beta-lactamase domain-containing protein 1, whose protein sequence is MKVNGLSMDANMMGTDNKVVSGQFQTVSLSESQLDFPGQPYSVSVLKAGYCLPQPGGTFRADGTITLITGPRTILVDTGGPWDRDFLLATLTERGLDPGDINVVVGTHGHSDHIGNLSLFPAAMMIVGYDISEGDTYRPNKLAEGHAYCIDEHVSVVPSPGHTGQDVSVRVTGTSAGTVLVAGDLFESCADEDSWRDLSMNPAVHEVSRREALCTADVIIPGHGLPFRVLRN, encoded by the exons ATGAAAGTGAATGGACTGTCCATGGATGCTAACATGATGGGGACCGACAATAAAGTGGTCTCCGGTCAGTTTCAAACAGTCTCTCTGTCAGAGTCTCAGTTGGACTTCCCCGGACAGCCGTACTCCGTGTCCGTCCTCAAAGCCGGATACTGTCTCCCTCAGCCCGGCGGCACGTTCAGAGCGGACGGGACCATCACACTCATAACCGGACCCAGGACTATTCTGGTGGACACCGGGGGGCCGTGGGACCGGGACTTTCTCCTAGCGACACTGACAGAGAGGGGTCTGGACCCGGGGGACATTAACGTGGTCGTGGGGACTCACGGACATTCAGACCACATAGGAAACCTGAGTCTGTTCCCGGCAGCGATGATGATAGTCGGGTATGATATCAGCGAAGGGGACACATACCGGCCCAACAAGCTAGCAGAGGGACATGCCTACTGTATCGACGAGCAT GTGTCTGTAGTTCCCAGTCCCGGACACACGGGACAAGACGTCAGCGTCCGGGTGACGGGAACCTCGGCGGGCACGGTGCTTGTTGCTGGGGACTTATTTGAGTCCTGCGCAGACGAGGACAGCTGGCGGGACCTGAGTATGAACCCTGCGGTGCATGAGGTCAGTCGCCGGGAGGCGCTGTGCACCGCTGATGTCATCATACCGGGACACGGACTACCTTTCAGAGTCCTCAGGAACTGA